The sequence below is a genomic window from Nicotiana tomentosiformis chromosome 6, ASM39032v3, whole genome shotgun sequence.
ACTCTCCATAGTTCTTTAGCTTGAGTGGCTGCTGATTTTGCATCTTCTATGATTTGGATTGACATTTCTGTTTTTAGTGTTTCTATTTATATCTGTTCAAGAGCAGTTAGCTTTTTCCATGCAGTCGCAAATATCATTTCAAACAGTTTCATTAATTCAGATCCTTGTGAGAAGTTATTGGTATCTTCTTCATTTCCTGTTTTAGCATTGGGTACATCTAAAATACCATGGAGCTAGGAGTGACATTTCAGCCAGATATTTACAGGAAATGGCCATGGAGGAAGGCTCTCCAGTACCATTTTCAATGAGCCCGTATGTGTCTCTTAATATGGTTGATTTTTTCCGCTTGAGAAACTGCTTCTGTTCAGGACAATTAATAAGAAGCATTTTTTCTCAAAGCATACATTCATCCACTGTCTTTTTTATTCTAATACCAGTTTTCTATTCTGTTTACTTGATACACAGGGTTGATTATCTGAATGCTGTATGTCCTGGCAGACCAACTGACACTGACAGATTAAAAATTCTTCGAACAAGGTACTGCAGCCTCTCTAATTGATCCTTCTCCTCATCGATTCTTCTGACATCGGAAGGTTTTGGAGGTGCTGCTAAGGACAACAACAATTTTTATTTGCATTTATGATCATAGAGCTGTCTTCTTTGCTGTGAGGTGTTATTGTCTTCTCATGTATTGCCACTCCATTCTTTAGCAAATACCTAAGGTTGAAATTGCAAATTAATCACCTTGTTGGGGGCTTGACAATGTAGTTTGACATAAATATGCAGCTCATGACTTGAATTGCTTCCATTTGTGATTCTTCTATTATCTTTCTCTAGCCAGAAATTTACTGTATTTCTTTTTATCAATATCCCGGCCATGTGAATAGTAGATAGCTGTTCTTGAAATGCCAAATTTCTCAACTATCTTAAATTAAACATTTTACCCAGTCATTTAATGCCTCCTAACTTCTAAATTGTCAAATGTTTGGTTTTCAGGTTGTCTCAATTACCTCTTGAAGAACGCATTAGAACTTGGCTTCTTGAGGTTTATACCCGCTATTTGAATTATGCGCTACTTGTATATTTTTATGCCTGCAACAAAGTTTGTTTACAAGGTCTCATGATCCTGATAACTCATAAAGGCAGCATATTTCTAAATCTGGGTTCTTTTGGCAACAGGGACCTccaattcatcgttttgatgcTCTAAAGCACCTGGCGCTGGATGATCCTGTTGATGAAATTTTGAGAGTCCTCCAAAGATACGCACAATTAGTTCAAGGATTATGGGTTCCAAAAAGTTCATTAATCTATGGAAAGAATGATGGACTTGAAGTTTTAGCAAGGAATTTTATTCTCTTTGAGTTTAGCAAGAGTACCATTATTAAGCTGAAAGTTTTTGCCAGGAGGTTGGATTTCCTTAAAGCTGCGAAACCAACACTAAAATCATTAGCTGTTGAGAGGCCTGACCTGATTGATTGGAAGCTCAAAGAGCATCCTGACAAGAAATTTGAAGTTCTTTATGGTGATGTTGTGAAAGAGCAGCAAGCTACCTGGGAATGCATGGGGAAACAGATCAATGGTATTTTGTCTGGAGGAAGAAACAGGCCTGCTCTGAAGAATCCTTTAAATTCAAATGACAACATTCCTGCACTGCCCGGTGGTGGTACACCCGCTCCTGGGTCACTTTTGCGAACATCTATGTCAGAAAAAACTCGAGAAGCTTTACCAAAGGCGCTTCAAAAAGTTTTTAGAATCTATAAGGCTTGCAGGTGAGATCTCTGATTGTGAACTTTTCTGCCCTTTGTTGCTTACCATTCAGTGATTTTGGGTATTCATCTTAGTCACACAAATTGTTACAGCCTGAGAAAAAATGCAGAAACCTTTGTAAATAGGTGGTTTATTGACCTTGGTTTGATTGCTCTGCAACTTTACAATCATGTCCGTGCTTGGCTTTTTTTTGAACTGCTTGATGCTCCTTGCTCCAACTTCTGCCACCTGTTGGAGTTCCTTTGTGTTTGGTTCAAGaactctctttctctctcactcaCTCTCtccctttctctctctctctctctctcataatCTTGTTCCGCTAGCTGTTGCACCTTTTATGGCTTTTGATATTATCTTTCGGATCTTAAGGATTGTGTAAATAGGTGATTGTTTCATCCTGAATATGACTTCTAAAAGGATGAAATGGTCTAGTTATAGGACATTTTTCTTTGCTTTGGCATCATCTCAGAACCTTATTTTGAGCAGTGGTTATCCATTGTCCCTCAAAGTCCTGTTTATGTTGACTTGTTAGTTGAGGTGAGTTGTGCAAGTACTTAGGTCGAATTGTCCATCACAAAATTTATGCTGTCTTCCTGTTATGTTATACTACTTTACTTTTCTAGAATGGTAATGGATCATAACATAGAAGAAAACTCGTATTTTCCATTGTCTTTTCTCCAGTGCGCCTCGCCTGTCTGATATTTAGATTTAATAGAGTTGTTTGCTGTTCAAGGAAAAACTGTACATGAATTTCttaaattaaaaacaaaaaaactgATTTCCTCCATCTAAATTTGTGACCCCTGACAGATCGGAAATCCATTGTTTAATTTTTCCAGTTTCCAGCAAATCCGCCAACGTCTGCGAGATGTGGCAGTTTCTGAGTCTCAAAAGGGAGATGCAAAGAAGGCTATAACTGCAGCCAATTCTGTGAATGATGCACCTCCAGAGGAGATACAGGCAGTGATTAATCAGGTTGCTGTAAACATCCATGGTGTCTATGTTTTGAAGTCATCGCCAGATAATCCTCAATATGACGCATTGAGGTTAGTAAGTATTGCTATTATAACTAAAACTACGTTATAAATACCTAGGCCCGCGGCTAATACATAGTTTTGGTTCTCAGGAAAGTTGTAATTGACCTTCTTATGGCTGAAGGGCCGAGTGCAAAGCTAAAGAAAGCGTCTGTAGTTGAAGCTGCCAAGTTGCAACTGAATAGGGATATTACCGATATTGAGTTTAAAAAGGTGAGTAGTTATTTTCTTACTTGTCAAGAGAATTAAGGAATGTCTTCTTTGACTTTATTGTATGGAGTTTCACATGGCGGCTGAAGTCGATATCAGAACAGTTATTATCATAGTTGATGTAGTGTCAATTTGTCAACCTATTGAAAATAGTAAGATGTGCAAGTGTCTAGGTTTATATGTCTTTTTAGTTACCCTAGGTGCATGTTTTTTTATATTATCTAAGTATGGCTTTATGTTATTGTGGTTAAGTACATAGTGTGTGAGATATCATTTATTAGGTATGAGTCTAGAAGTTTCCCTTGTCACCTATAAAAGCACCCCTTGTATCTCCCTCTTCCTTCCTCTTTGTGCCTTGTGACATTATCAAGGGTCCATCTTTATATTCCAACAAGTAGTATCAGAGCGGTTGTTCAATCCTGGTAGGTGTAAAGGCGAAATTCAGCAATTCAACAGAAGGTGCTTCTCCATATTTGAGGACCTGTTGAGGGGCCGGCAATTTTTAAAGAGAAAAGTGAATACTTTGGGTTTTTGAAGAATAGAGCAGCTCATCGAGAAGGTGTAAGTCTTGAAGAACTTAACAAGACTGGAAAAAAAGACGAGAAAAGTCTTCCATGAGTGTATTTGCAATAGCCAAAAGTTAGGAGATTGAATGAATTCCCTATACAGGGTTGTAAATAGCGCTCGCCTCAGTGCTAATAGCGTGAGGCGATGCGAGGCTGCAGCGCCATTTTCCTATGTTGTGTGGCGAATTTAAAAAGGCGAGCGCCTCTACCTGTGTAGCGAGGGGTGCAGAGTAGCGATGCcttttttgaaaaaaagagaagaaaaaggcaTCAGACTTCAGCGATTAAAAGAAAAATTAGGGCTTGAGTTTGTTTTCGTCTTTCTCCTAAATGCTCGTCGACCCAGCCCTGCTGCAAAGAAGCAAACCaaatttcttctttcttcttcaagttacttcGATGAGGTATGCTTCTCTTcatctcttttcttctttattcttctcctttcttcttctcGAGCAATGTCCATTTTTTCccttccttcttcttctcctcctgcTTCCTGCTTCCTGCTTCCTGCTTCCTGCTTCTTCCTGCTGCTTCCTCCTGCTTCCTGCTGCTTCCTCCTGCTTCCTGCTTCCTGCTTCTTGCTTCCtgcttctttcttctttctttcttcctttttcttcttctcttcttctttttctctatgTTGTCTGTTGTTTTCGAGCGCTGTCCAGCAGCTGTTTTTTTTGGCATagatatttttttctttcttcctttttcttcttctctcttttttttgctCTGTTTTTTTCGAGCAGTTGTGTCCAGCAGATGCTCTGTTTTTTAAATTGATATATTTATCAATATGTTATTGCTATTGAGtttttagttatatatatatatgcaaatttaatattttatttttttgtattaatTGTCGCTTCACATCAAAAAGGCGAGCGTTTCGCTCCTTGCCTCAGTGAAGCGGGCCCTCATCGCTATTTGTCGCCTCACGCTATCCAAAACACTGTCGCTATAGTTGAAACTTCTCTGCTGATGGAAAATTTGAAATTATGAGAAAAGTTTTATCCagatgacctacctagatgtgtGCAAGGATAATGTTTGAAGGCGAATTTAGAAGGCATAAACAAAGAGGATGTTGAAAATGATGCTGAATTTATCAAGAGTAAGGGTGTGTTTGGCACCCCTAAATGAAGAATAGGTAAAGACAATTTAAGTTTAAGGGGATGTTGAAAATAGTAAACTTAAATGTTTAAGCTCTAGATTCGTGTGTTTTTAGTTATCCTAGGTGCATGACCTTTAAAATTATCTAGGTATGACTTTACGTTATTGTGGTTAAGTTCATAGTGTTTGTGAAATCATTTATTAGGTATGAGTCTTAGAATGTCTCTTGACACCAATAAAAGCACCCCTTGTAATGTTGTTATGTAAGAGTGGAGTCTTTGAGAAAATTACTATTGTGTTTCATGTGTATCTCCCTCTTCCATTCTCTTTATGCTTTATGATATGATCAAGAGTTTGCCCTTATATACCAACACTATCAATCAAATGCATCTAAAACCTGTTTGTATGAATCATCTAGATGTTTCACTCTAAAGGTGAATTAAGGGTTCTGTAAAAGTAGTTTTTCTGTAAATTTCACAATTATCCATACAGAAGAAACAAAAACAACAAAAGAATATTGGTGCAGAAGAAACAATAATTGCAAAGCTAACATTAACATTTGTCAGGATCCATTTTTGTTCTCTTCTATGATGTGGGAAAGTTTGTATCTTGGGCTTTAGGTTTTTCTACTGTACTGCTGTCAGGGTTCTTATTTTGCACTTCTTTTATGTAATTTGGATCTTAGCAATACTGTGGTGATGCTTGCATGATCTGTGACAGTTATTGGGCTTTAAATGAGCTTGAACCTACATTCTATTACACGAAGTCAATGTATTCCAGCACAAGCAGATGTACGAAAGATGTTTACAGTATCCTGTTTCTGATCCTCTTTCcccatttctttccattttccctcCTTTTGGTATTTCTCCTTCTCTTCTTAGTCTTAACACTCAACATCAGTGATAAAATATAAAATGTAACAGTTACTACATTCCATGTTAAGTGATACTATAGAGATACTGCATTGTTGTGGTCTAGGATCCTTCAAGTTGCTTTGAATTTTTTATTGTGAATGAGCTACTTCGATGGTAGTGTGAAATGTTGTCAGTCCGTCAGATTGCAATACAAGCTTTTGTCCTACGTGTTAGATTATAGAAAAGCTTTTGTTAACTTACAGGGATGCTAAATATTTTTCTGTGCTTCTGCAGGTTATGCAGGAATTATGTGAATCAAAAAATTCCGCATGGGTTTTGAGAAGTGGTGATGGCAGTTCATCATAGTCTGCGGTTTTTAATCCAAGTTGTACAGGTCACCCGAAATACATGTTAGTAGTTGGAAATTCTCAATGATGAGAAGctgaaaattggacttttcccttTACTCTTGAGAAGTATAATTGTTTAGTTTTGTGTTATACGATGTCTCAGAGTATATGATTGAGCTGTTGGTGGGAACCGCTTTGCATTGCAGCTATATGTAGCTCCTCTTCGAGAAGGTTTAGGAGATATCACCATATCAGAAAGATGTTGGCCAGGATGTAGGTCTTCCATTTAATCAAACTCTCTCACTGTATTCGAAGTTGGTACTAGTTTTATGATCGCCTACCACATTTATACAATGATACATAGCAACCACGCTACAGGGCATTTGTGCCGCTTTTGTGTTGAGAATAGGATCTTTCATTATGCCTGCTTCAGATGTTTCTACTTGTTTTCTTA
It includes:
- the LOC104113194 gene encoding uncharacterized protein isoform X1 is translated as MAEMDLDFDGPSKAPTRPSRFAPKSSKLKPQPQPVTKPKPGTPSSSSDPPIPTKKEELVSKPSVKDHPAENGAAMGKDDVPLDENTTGDDMAEEEQIAMDTDSVEDEVVREIDVCFTPSSDPDNQLYVFQYPLRPVWRPYELEERCQEVRLRPSTAQMEVDLAIDFDSKNFDRDSVHAVKMEKQTLSTSWMPLSTCTSGYAVGVLIGDELHLNPIHAVVQLRPSQQHLKESELKKKNIATSSDGKTVEKKDVEEKKPAGPSKKQNKPPGNDKDIEEHWVHLKYHGARSDISARYLQEMAMEEGSPVPFSMSPVDYLNAVCPGRPTDTDRLKILRTRLSQLPLEERIRTWLLEGPPIHRFDALKHLALDDPVDEILRVLQRYAQLVQGLWVPKSSLIYGKNDGLEVLARNFILFEFSKSTIIKLKVFARRLDFLKAAKPTLKSLAVERPDLIDWKLKEHPDKKFEVLYGDVVKEQQATWECMGKQINGILSGGRNRPALKNPLNSNDNIPALPGGGTPAPGSLLRTSMSEKTREALPKALQKVFRIYKACSFQQIRQRLRDVAVSESQKGDAKKAITAANSVNDAPPEEIQAVINQVAVNIHGVYVLKSSPDNPQYDALRKVVIDLLMAEGPSAKLKKASVVEAAKLQLNRDITDIEFKKVMQELCESKNSAWVLRSGDGSSS
- the LOC104113194 gene encoding uncharacterized protein isoform X2; translation: MAEMDLDFDGPSKAPTRPSRFAPKSSKLKPQPQPVTKPKPGTPSSSSDPPIPTKKEELVSKPSVKDHPAENGAAMGKDDVPLDENTTGDDMAEEEQIAMDTDSVEDEVVREIDVCFTPSSDPDNQLYVFQYPLRPVWRPYELEERCQEVRLRPSTAQMEVDLAIDFDSKNFDRDSVHAVKMEKQTLSTSWMPLSTCTSGYAVGVLIGDELHLNPIHAVVQLRPSQQHLKESELKKKNIATSSDGKTVEKKDVEEKKPAGPSKKQNKPPGNDKDIEEHWVHLKYHGARSDISARYLQEMAMEEGSPVPFSMSPVDYLNAVCPGRPTDTDRLKILRTRLSQLPLEERIRTWLLEGPPIHRFDALKHLALDDPVDEILRVLQRYAQLVQGLWVPKSSLIYGKNDGLEVLARNFILFEFSKSTIIKLKVFARRLDFLKAAKPTLKSLAVERPDLIDWKLKEHPDKKFEVLYGDVVKEQQATWECMGKQINGILSGGRNRPALKNPLNSNDNIPALPGGGTPAPGSLLRTSMSEKTREALPKALQKVFRIYKACRSEIHCLIFPVSSKSANVCEMWQFLSLKREMQRRL